One window of the Triticum dicoccoides isolate Atlit2015 ecotype Zavitan chromosome 3B, WEW_v2.0, whole genome shotgun sequence genome contains the following:
- the LOC119274314 gene encoding rust resistance kinase Lr10-like encodes MPGLLFIVLLISLLANGTYVATAWDDEEFFKNCSPSRCSKHGPEVRFPFRLATQPPPCGAPGMQLSCSGQDTILYHPVLGSCKVTAIFYKDLVINISPPIDTSPHCPLQILISANLSTDVYKPQKLDVASLVGCSRDSIPIDLYGIVGPVTCLVNKDIQFWYLVNPNAYMSVLPLDCMVFSKEIPIPYTSQIHHSYFIRKKVDNTATFEYRASRSISIGETTFSWYSSNITSVCQQCEEEGQKCGFDSQRDQAFCKRHGMKVIPIAASSVAAFVALSLMVATTLYLSLKSRYHEEINRKVEMFLKAYSTSKPTRYTFPEVRKIARRFKDKLGQGGFGSVYKGELPNGVPVAVKMLEGSVGEGEEFINEVATIGLIHHTNIVHLLGFCSEGTRRALIYEFMPNDSLEKYIFTHISNISRQLLAPNKMIDIALGIARGMEYLHQGCNQRILHFDIKPHNILLDYNFNPKISDFGLAKLCARDQSIVTLTAARGTMGYIAPELYCRNFGGVSYKSDVYSFGMLVLEMVSGRRNTDPSVESQNEVYLPEWIYEKITTEQEWELTLEMTAEEKEKMRQLTIVALWCIQWNPKNRPSMTKVVNMLTGRLQNLQIPTKPFVSSENRPMPQNRANT; translated from the exons ATGCCAGGACTTCTCTTCATAGTGCTGCTCATCTCTCTTCTCGCCAATGGAACATATGTTGCCACAGCATGGGATGATGAAGAATTCTTCAAGAATTGTTCACCAAGTCGGTGCAGCAAACATGGACCAGAGGTCCGGTTCCCATTCAGGCTTGCAACCCAACCTCCACCTTGTGGTGCACCAGGTATGCAGTTATCATGCTCTGGACAGGACACCATCCTGTATCACCCAGTTCTTGGCTCCTGCAAAGTGACTGCAATATTTTATAAGGATCTAGTCATAAACATCAGTCCACCTATAGACACATCACCTCACTGCCCACTTCAGATACTCATCTCAGCAAATCTATCAACTGATGTGTACAAACCTCAAAAGTTGGATGTTGCAAGCTTAGTAGGTTGTTCAAGAGATTCTATACCAATAGATCTATACGGTATAGTGGGCCCAGTCACTTGTCTTGTTAATAAGGACATCCAGTTCTGGTATTTGGTGAACCCCAACGCATACATGTCTGTTCTACCTTTGGATTGCATGGTTTTTTCTAAGGAGATCCCGATACCATATACTAGTCAGATTCATCACTCATACTTCATAAGGAAGAAGGTCGACAACACTGCAACCTTCGAGTATAGGGCAAGCCGAAGCATCAGTATTGGTGAAACGACATTTTCTTGGTACTCTAGTAATATCACTAGTGTTTGCCAACAGTGCGAAGAAGAAGGTCAAAAATGTGGATTtgactcacaaagggatcaagcttTCTGCAAGAGACATG GTATGAAGGTCATCCCAATTGCAG CATCATCTGTAGCTGCATTTGTAGCTCTTTCATTGATGGTAGCCACGACACTCTACCTCTCATTGAAGTCAAGGTATCATGAAGAGATAAATAGGAAGGTTGAAATGTTTCTGAAGGCATACAGCACATCGAAACCCACAAGGTACACTTTCCCTGAAGTTAGGAAGATAGCAAGACGGTTCAAGGATAAATTGGGCCAGGGTGGATTTGGAAGTGTGTACAAAGGCGAGCTACCAAATGGAGTGCCTGTGGCAGTCAAGATGCTAGAGGGCTCCGTAGGAGAGGGAGAggaattcatcaatgaagttgcaaCCATTGGACTAATCCACCATACAAATATCGTTCATCTCTTGGGCTTTTGCTCCGAAGGAACTAGACGGGCTCTTATTTACGAATTCATGCCCAATGATTCACTCGAGAAATACATATTCACACATATTTCCAATATTTCTCGACAACTCCTAGCACCAAACAAAATGATAGATATTGCTTTAGGCATTGCTCGAGGGATGGAATACCTGCACCAAGGCTGCAACCAACGCATCCTTCACTTTGACATCAAGCCGCACAACATCTTGCTGGACTACAACTTCAATCCGAAGATATCAGATTTTGGTCTTGCAAAGCTGTGTGCAAGGGACCAAAGCATCGTTACCTTGACTGCAGCCAGAGGTACTATGGGATACATCGCACCAGAGCTATACTGTCGGAACTTTGGAGGGGTGTCTTACAAGTCAGATGTGTACAGTTTTGGCATGCTGGTGTTGGAAATGGTGAGCGGACGGAGGAACACAGACCCAAGTGTTGAGAGCCAGAATGAGGTGTACCTCCCGGAGTGGATTTATGAGAAAATAACCACTGAGCAAGAATGGGAGCTTACTTTGGAAATGACAGCAGAAGAGAAAGAAAAGATGAGGCAGCTGACTATTGTGGCCCTGTGGTGCATCCAATGGAACCCAAAGAACCGGCCATCGATGACGAAGGTGGTAAACATGTTAACAGGGAGGTTGCAGAACCTGCAGATTCCCACCAAGCCCTTCGTGTCATCTGAAAATCGCCCTATGCCGCAAAACAGGGCGAACACATGA
- the LOC119274320 gene encoding rust resistance kinase Lr10-like, translating into MLLLEMAGGRRNADPNAANLSQAYYPSWVYDRLTEQEVCEISPVAGRHELERKLCMVGLWCIQMKSHDRPTMSEVIEMLEGGFDGLQMPSRPFFCDDEHTVVPDSYPLLSELTEISEEDEISDSYVSRVL; encoded by the coding sequence ATGCTGTTGTTGGAGATGGCTGGAGGAAGAAGGAACGCTGATCCGAATGCAGCGAACTTGAGCCAAGCATACTACCCGTCATGGGTGTATGATAGACTAACTGAACAAGAAGTGTGTGAGATATCTCCCGTTGCTGGCAGGCATGAGTTGGAGAGGAAGCTGTGCATGGTTGGACTATGGTGCATCCAGATGAAGTCGCATGACAGGCCGACAATGAGTGAGGTCATAGAGATGCTGGAAGGTGGCTTCGATGGCCTGCAGATGCCTTCCAGGCCATTCTTCTGCGACGACGAGCACACCGTTGTTCCGGATTCTTACCCTTTGTTATCCGAGCTGACCGAGATCTCGGAGGAGGATGAGATCTCAGATTCTTATGTTTCCCGGGTCCTATGA